In Cicer arietinum cultivar CDC Frontier isolate Library 1 chromosome 1, Cicar.CDCFrontier_v2.0, whole genome shotgun sequence, one DNA window encodes the following:
- the LOC101496468 gene encoding uncharacterized protein, whose translation MESFQKEKQIVVDPLSLKDSLIKLQEYQVATNLPTIITTSLSPTHFHPPTLQPPKSRFLNLSLPNSVNSSPRFASVKKSKGGSPETQSQEATNVTNKLQNYLQEAQFGKSKSCGDGRESSSLEEFDHWLNKVSAKEYEKWEWHFGTSPKNEDAKENSPKSVKSMKTSENDYGFKCNALCIYLPNFVGKVKLKQIKTKKEVSQKVAEISRTVSLENFECGSWASAAMSHENDGDSNNSYFDLPLELMKCGDIEVDSPMAASFVYEKNIKGVLKNGSARGSGRKFEASPRHVRFSLSSSPSYPTSPVSCISPRLRKAREDFNAFLAAQRV comes from the coding sequence ATGGAAagctttcaaaaagaaaaacagaTTGTAGTGGATCCACTTTCATTGAAAGATTCACTAATCAAATTACAAGAGTACCAAGTTGCTACAAATTTGCCAACTATAATCACAACTTCTTTATCCCCTACACATTTTCACCCTCCAACATTACAACCTCCAAAGTCAAGATTTTTAAACTTGAGTCTTCCAAATTCAGTTAACTCGTCGCCCCGGTTCGCTTCGGTTAAGAAATCGAAAGGCGGCAGCCCGGAAACACAATCTCAAGAAGCTACTAATGTGACCAACAAGCTTCAAAATTATCTTCAAGAAGCACAATTTGGAAAGAGCAAATCATGTGGTGATGGAAGAGAAAGTTCTTCCTTAGAAGAATTTGATCATTGGTTGAATAAAGTAAGtgcaaaagagtatgaaaaatgGGAGTGGCATTTTGGTACTTCCCCAAAAAATGAAGATGCTAAGGAAAATAGTCCTAAGAGTGTTAAGAGCATGAAAACATCAGAAAATGACTATGGATTCAAATGCAATGCTCTATGCATTTATCTTCCTAACTTTGTTGGTAAAGTTAAGCTTAagcaaattaaaacaaaaaaagaagtgTCACAAAAAGTAGCTGAAATTTCTAGAACAGTTTCATTGGAGAATTTTGAATGTGGTTCTTGGGCTTCTGCAGCTATGTCTCATGAGAATGATGGAGATTCCAATAACTCTTACTTTGATCTTCCATTAGAATTGATGAAATGTGGTGATATTGAAGTAGATTCACCTATGGCTGCATcttttgtttatgaaaaaaaCATTAAAGGGGTTTTGAAAAATGGTTCAGCTAGAGGGAGTGGTAGAAAATTCGAAGCATCGCCGCGCCATGTTCGATTTTCATTGTCATCTTCTCCATCTTACCCAACATCTCCAGTTTCTTGCATTAGTCCTCGTTTGAGAAAGGCTAGAGAAGATTTTAATGCTTTCTTAGCAGCACAAAGAGTGTGA
- the LOC101488908 gene encoding probable purine permease 4 yields MNPIKEDTIDIESIDDHKKEREESQQHENESSSMGHADEKSMNNKRYMPLLVINYLLLFIGSISSSLLSKYYFIHNGSSKWVLTWVQCAGFPLLIIPIFIPYYLLNSTNTRKPFTDFTFKMFLASIFVGIMLGFNNLLISWGVAYLPVSTSSLLLSSQLVFNLILSAIIVKQKITFSNLNCVILLTLSSIILALNSSSERPKGLTQKYYFIGFFCTIGAGLLFALYLPVVEKIYKKVYCYEMVMEMQFIMEIAATLLATIGMLFDGGFHDMKEESEKFFDKGNRVYWVTIFVTVVTWQFCFMGTAGMVFLTSSITGGICMTALLSMNVLGGVLVYRDSFGGLKAVSTFLCIWGFCSYVYGMYVKMLEEKGRRVNMERNESSMELIGVMRRSRGATAS; encoded by the coding sequence ATGAACCCTATCAAAGAAGACACAATTGACATTGAATCCATTGATGatcataaaaaagaaagagaagaatcACAACAACATGAAAATGAATCTTCATCAATGGGGCATGCAGATGAAAAATCAATGAATAACAAAAGGTACATGCCCCTTTTAGTGATCAATTATCTTTTACTCTTCATTGGTTCCATCTCATCAAGTTTACTCTCAAAGTACTATTTCATCCACAATGGTTCAAGCAAATGGGTTTTAACTTGGGTTCAATGTGCTGGTTTTCCTCTCTTAATCATCCCAATTTTCATCCCTTATTATCTCCTCAATTCCACAAACACAAGAAAACCCTTCACTGATTTCACATTCAAAATGTTCCTTGCATCAATTTTTGTTGGCATCATGTTAGGGTTTAACAATCTTTTAATCTCATGGGGTGTTGCATATCTCCCTGTTTCAACCTCATCACTTTTACTATCTTCACAACTTGTTTTCAATCTCATTCTCTCTGCCATCATTGTCAAacaaaaaatcactttttcaaATCTCAATTGTGTTATTCTTTTAACCTTAAGTTCAATTATCCTTGCCTTGAATTCTAGTAGTGAGAGACCAAAAGGGCTAAcacaaaaatactattttattggATTCTTTTGTACCATTGGTGCAGGGTTGTTATTTGCATTGTATTTGCCAGTGGTTGAAAAGATTTATAAAAAGGTTTATTGTTATGAAATGGTGATGGAAATGCAATTTATAATGGAAATTGCAGCCACTCTTTTGGCTACTATTGGAATGCTATTTGATGGTGGATTTCATGATATGAAGGAAGAAAGTGAGAAATTTTTTGATAAAGGAAACAGAGTTTATTGGGTGACAATTTTTGTTACTGTTGTGACATGGCAGTTTTGTTTTATGGGAACAGCTGGAATGGTTTTTCTGACATCTTCAATAACTGGTGGGATTTGTATGACAGCTTTGTTGTCTATGAATGTGTTGGGAGGTGTTTTGGTTTATAGAGATTCTTTTGGTGGTTTGAAAGCTGTGTCAACTTTTTTGTGTATTTGGGGATTCTGTTCTTATGTTTATGGTATGTATGTTAAGATGTTGGAAGAGAAAGGTAGAAGGGTGAATATGGAGAGGAATGAATCATCCATGGAGTTGATTGGTGTCATGAGGAGGAGTAGAGGTGCAACTGCTTCATGA